TCCTTACGCGAGTGTACGAAAACCAGCACCTGATTCCGACCAGCGTGCTCCATGGTCTTCTCGTACACAATCTCGTTCATAACCTGGAAGCGCTTCAGAGCCTTCTTCTCCGTCACACCAATATACTGCTGCTCCAGGGACACAGGCCGATAGCTGTTATCAAAGTAGAAGAGGCCTTTATCGGGTTTCACACGCAAGAAAGTGGCCACATCCTGGTAGTTCGGAAGTGTGGCCGACAAACCCACCAGTCGCACCTCCTCCTGGGTGGTCTCAATATTCCTGATGGTACGTGCCACCAGGGCTTCCAGCACCGGACCACGTTCGTCGTGTAGCAGATGGATCTCATCGATAATTACCAATCGCACTAGGCTCACGAAGGTACGCTCTCCTCCCTTCCGAGTGATAATATCCCACTTTTCTGGTGTGCACACAATCACCTGAGTGGCAGCAATCTGTTCCCTTGTCAACTGGTGATCTCCGGTCAACTCGGAGACCGTCAGATTGTAGCAGGCGAGTCGTCGTCCAAAATTGCCCACCATTTCCTGTACCAGCGATTTCATGGGAGCCACGTAAATTATCTTGAAGTCCTGCGCATTGATGGTGCCATCTTCGTTGATGTGCTTACCAATCTCCCGCATCATGGTTAGCAGGGCCACATTGGTTTTACCCGCTCCAGTGGGGGCACACAGCAGCATATTCTCGTCACTGTCCAAAGCGGCCTTGTACAGACGACTTTGTATGCGATTAAGGGTCTTAAAGCCCTCGAACACGGGCTGCACGTATTTTGGCAGCTTGTCCACCGGCTGAAGCTCCTCGTTGGCATCGAAGGGCACTGGTTTCAGGGCAGGCACGTGCACCTCTTCGTAGCCCTTGCGCTGTTTCCTGTAGGAACCGTCGGGCAGTTGGCAGCGCTTGTTGGCCATAAAGTGGGAGCCCTGAGTAAAAGCCATCTCCTCCAACTCGAGTAGCTGACGCACACCGGCCACCTGACCTGCAGCCGCTGCTCCTCCATCCTCGGCATCGCCTTTACCACGCTTACTGCCACGAGCTTCGCCCTCGTCCTGCTCCTCTGCTTTTCCTGTGTCCAACTGCCGGAGAATCTTGGCCAGCGCTGAATTCCCGCGCATTTTCTCGCGAATCCTTTGCCGCTCGCTGTCCGTCTGAGCCGAGGCCAGCATGGTGCAGTACAGGACCATTTGGCGATTGAGCTTAAGCTGCTTTATGAAATCAAAGCAGTCGtagcccagcagcagcaccaattGGTTTTCGCAATCACGATCGTCAGCGGCGTCTTTAAGGATCTTAAGCACATCGGCGGCCTTGCTCTGCGACACCATGGCATCCTTGTAGAACTTGCTAAGGCAACGCTGCAGCCAATAGGCATCTATGTCCAAAGGATGCAAGGAGCGCTCCTTTTTGACATTGTTGGCGGCTTCCTCGTTGGCCAGCTGTGGAAGGAAAACGAAACATGAATTATATGGAGTATTCCCAAGATATTTTCTATAACTCACATTCTCTGCATGCAGGGTGTGATCGATGCGCGCCTCTTCGCCCTCGTCCTGCGCATCATCATCCCTAATCTCGCCATACATGTCGTTGTCGCTCTCCTCCTCGGATTCCTCAAACTGCACATTGATGCCGTAGGTTTCATCGATCTGCTCCTCGTTGTTGGGAGCTGCAGTCAATGCGTTCACGGCATCGCTGCCAAAGTCTGTGATCTTCTTGCCCAGGTTAACCAGCAGGGCAAAGCGTTCGTCGGTGACTGCACCCAGCAAACTGTCCACGTCCCGCTTTCGCTCCCGATCCTTCAGTCGATCGTTTTTAAGCACAGCCAGGATCTCGTCGGCGGCACCACACAAGATGTCCCTGGGCTGATCGCCCAGAGCCTCCTGGATGAAACTGAGCAGGACCTCGTAGGTCTGGCGGGTTTCCTGCGTCTTGGGCCGGTAGACAATGCCTACCATCTCGTCGATGCCCTCGGAGAGCAGAGTGGCGCCCTTCATCCGCTCGAAATCGTACTGCGCCTCATCTCGCTTCTGGCGCTTCACCTTGCGCTCCTCCGTTTTTTCCGGCTTCGTCCGCTGGTAGCGGTCGCCCATCCGGGTGCCGTCCAGCTTTCCCACCAAGGAGCACACCTCGCCGGTGGCCTCATCGCGTCGCGGCCTTTCGATGAGTCGTACATCGGCTTGCAGCACAAGATTGGAGTTCTAAAATGGGGAAACCACATTGAATACAAAAGTTGGTGAAATTCTGCGGAGACGCCGCATGGAATGGGGAAACTTTTTCCGGCTCCGTTTATGGGATTCCACACTTACCGCCTTGTACTCGTACTGCAGCTGACGAGCTGCGGCATCCGCCATGTCTGTTGAGTCGGTTGCACGGGTATTTACAACTTAAATGAACCTACTTCTATAGATTttccaataatatttaagtGAAAAGCCGCTGTTTGTGGTTGGCCACCACAGAGTTGCATTCCAGACGTGCCATTCACACTGAAGTCACGTTCTCACAAACGCGTGTGCATTTCTACTATTcggtattttttcataatttaaaaattgattttaatttataattgcttacttttaatattatttattataaaaataattattagctgattctttttatttgtagagtaatttaaaatgaaaatattgtagtcacaaatttaaaagataggtataataatttcgaaaacaacgacatttttttaattttatcgtAGTTTAAATTGCTCAAGATATATTAATGTGCTAATCTGTcgtaactttttaattaagcagaactagtattttttgtatttttcccgCTCTGAATCATGCAGTGTGACCAAACTCTTGAGGCGACGCCGACAGCGACGCTGGCGTCTATTTACAACGCatcgtttttgtttattgttcaTTTCAGTCTGTTCGGATCGGTCATGAGCTTATATATGAGGCAGCTGGTTTAACTGGAAACACTTGTGGTCCGCCGACTGTTCGAGATCATTGCACACGACTGTCACAAGTCATTAGTGACGAGGAAACCAGAGATCCTAAGGGAAACCAGTGAGGAGCCCGCGCCAACATGTTGCTGCCCCCGCACCAGGAAGCCTGCAATCCCGGCTTCTGCGATTGCCCGTTCCCCAACTCCATCGAGGTCACCAACCACAAGGGTCACATACCCGACCTGGTCAGGTGCCGCTGCGGCGAGGACGAGCTCGGCAACGTTAGTCCCTGGCGTTGGCACGCCACTGACGAATCGGATGCCATTGTGACCGACAGGGACATCATCTTCCACCCCACCTACAGCCAGGGCACGGCGATTGTGAGGGGGGGACGGGCCCTTAAGCCAGGCATGGTCCACTTCTGGGAGATGCGCGTCATCACGACTCTGGCCGGCACAGATGTGGTGAGTTATCAGCCCGGCTTGGCAACTAGTTGGGATGCTCCGCGAGATGAATGTCAGTCAAAGTCGCCGCCTTAAAATAGATCACCGCCTGCTAGGCATCTGGTGTGCCGGATTCCATTGCTTACGGCTTGATTGTTCACTTTATTGTACTACGGATTACAGATTACAAGGCGGCGATAAGATAAGAGACGCAGCGGGTGGGGTTAAACTCGGCAGACAGTCCAACTAGATGATAAGCCAGCAAAAGTTCAATGTAAACAATGTGTTCTTTATAATCTCCTTCCCTTTTCTCCTCTTAGATGTTCGGGATCGGCACGGAAAGCGTTAATCTAGGGCAGTTCAAGTTCCACTTTGTTTCGGCTCTGGGCACCAATGCCCAGTCCTGGGGCTTCTCGTATTCCGGACGCATCCAGCACTGCGGCGAGCAGCTTCCCTACGGCCATAAGTTCTCGCAGGGATGCCTGATTGGAGTCTGCCTGGATCGGACGCGAGGGCACTTGGAGTTCTATCTGAACCGCCGGTCGTTAGGAGTGGCCTACACCAACGTGCCCACAGATCCGGATGTCAACATATATCCCATGGTGTGCTCCACGGCGGCCAAATCTGTGATAAGGCTAATAAATTGCACGTCGCAACCGGTGACGCTGCAGCTGCGATCCTTTCAAGCCTTGTCCAGGCAACCCCTCAAGTTGGCCGAACTGCGTCAGATGCCGGGTTTGAAGGGCATCCTGCAATCGTACTGGTTTCTGGCGCCACCAATTCGTTACTCCCGGAACTCCCGGGAAAACGAATTGGATTTGGGCGACGAGGCGGTGCTCTCCAGTTCCAAGTTAAGGCTGGGACGCAAACAAAAGTACCGAGGTGAGGTCATTCAGTCACTTCCACCTTTCCACCCATCTAATCACTAGTTCCATAATTTGCAATAATAGAAACTGACGATGCGGCCGTTGACGAGGACGACTTGTACGCCAATGCACACAAGATCACACTGCGGAGTAGTGTCAGCGGCGACGAGGAGCACACCGCTTCCGTCCACGAGATGTGCGACGAGTATTTCCACTACTTGCTGTAGCTAGCACCTAGAAACCATatcaaaatattgaattatGCATTTATTTGAAGGAGCCtaattataaatgtattaagtAGAGTTGTTAAGAAGCGTTTAACTTACTTTTTTTATTCTCGTTTAAGtcaaaaacatatatttttaaggacgTATTCTCGAGACCTTGTAAATACTTTTCGGGCAGATGCCGTATTATCTTTAGCAAAAGAGTTCAATAGTTGTTTTGGAAAAGTTATGCCTTTCAATATGatgttatgttttattttcagcGAAAACACATAACTAGGAGCACGGTTCTAGATATATGACGTTTGATGAAAGACTCTGCACATCAAAATGaataaacaaaactaaatatttagcaTGCGTTGAGGAATTGGCTTTTACAAaattaacttaattatttatagTATTTCGGCTTCAACTTCGTACAGGACTTTTAGTAAGCCAAAAATTTCCTTTCTGTTAGCATCTTAGGATCCAAGATCCTTATATAAAGTCCCTATTTGGTGCATCCGCAAACAGCATTGGCATGGCTCACAGAATCTGCGACTGCTGTTTCCCTACCGCCAAAGAGATAGAGCATTATAGGGGCGACATACCCGACATTTTAGAGTGTCAATGCGGCGCGAATGAAGCCGGCAACGGATATTCCTGGCAATGGGAGGCCTCTGAGGAGTCGGTTACTGTGGTCACTGATAGAGAAGTGTTCTTTCATCCCACCAAAAGTAAGGGCTCTGCCATTGTGAAGGGAAAACAGTCCCTGGATCCCGGCATGCTGCATTATTGGGAGATGCGTGCCATCTCTCCCCTATTGGGTCCAGAAGTGGTAAGTCGTTTCGGGCTATCACGACTTTTCAATCGCAGCTTTGTTTTATTGATACGAGGGACAAATCTTCTTCAATCAGTCCTATGTTTGATCCGCAAGCTTTAGAATTTCGCATTGCAGATGTTTGGTATCGGAACACAGAACGTAAACCTCGGAGAATATGCCAACATATCCGTTTCGGCTTTGGGTATCAATGACCAATCTTGGGGTTTCTCGTATTCCGGACGGATTCAACACAGCGGCGAGCAGCTGCCCTACTGGCACAATTTCTCCCAAAACTGCCTGGTTGGAGTCTATTTGGATCGTTCCCGAGGTCACTTGGAGTTCTACCTTAATCGGAAGGGATTAGGGGTGGCCTACACCAATGTGCCTGTGGATCCAAACGTTAAGATATATCCCATGGTCTGCTCCACGGCAGCGGGGTCTGCGATAAGGCTAATCAACTGCACGTCAGTACAGGATACCTTGCAGCTTCGGTCCTTTCAAGCACTGGCCAGGAAGCAGCCAGATCAGGTCGCCATACTGCTCCAAATTCCGGGATTTAAGGCGATCTGTAAATCCTTCTGGTTCCTTTACCTCTTATTGCATTACTTTGGATAACCTGGATTTTCGTCATCtgagaaaccaaaaaatattaccGAATGACTTAAAAAACCGTCCCACAACTTGCTGTGTTGTATAGGTTAATTTATGTTAtgtatgcatttattttaaagcacGTAATTATACAATCAAAGGAATTGGGAGAAATAAATGGGTGTGTGcgtaaataattgaaattgaacTTAAGCTGAAAACCTACAACTAGGAAAGATAGATACATAAAAGTGGTAGCCTGATAGGGGGGGGGGCAGATGGTTAAGGAAACCCTTAAGCTAGGGTTTCGGTAAGCATCGGCCTTGAAAGTGTTTAAACTTAAACTAACTAAAAATCAATTGCCCATGCCTTCGACATCCGACGATCCGCGCTTGAAGATCACTCCCAACGGTAGCTAGTCCAtgtcatcgtcgtcgtcgtctgaTATAGTGTATTTCTTCTGAGACCGCTTGCGACGCGTCTGTTTCTTTGAAGTGGTGGCCGCTCCGCTGCCCACATTTGAAGATGAttgcgtgggcgtggccggggcaCTGGCCAGAGATTTGTTCAGTTTGAGCTTCATTTTGACAGCAGCCGCTGAAGTAGTGGCAATCTCCTCATCGTCGGAGCCGTCATCCCCgccatcgtcgtcgtcgttttCCGAGTTATCCGAGCCCCCGCCGTTTCCATGTGCTTCCCCCGTATTATCTCCTGCCGCCACTGCGGCTGCATCCGCTGCAGACGTTACCCGCTGCCTGGCCCCAACGAACACCTTTTGCAAGGCAATTGAATCCAAGTAGATCAGGGAGGCCTCTTCGTTGTAGATCTGTGCATTCTGGCACAGCTGCATAAAGTCCTTCTCCAGCTCGTTGAGGTCGGCATACTTGCAGTCCTCGATGCGCTGCAGGATTTTCTTGATGTCCACAGGTCGCTTGATGATCTCGTAGTAGTCGGGCAACCGCTGTCGCGACGGCAACTTCATGAACGGCTCGGACAAGGTGCGTCCATCCTGGTTGTGCTTGATCACCGCGCTCATAATCTTGTGCATCTGCTTCTTAGATCGCTTGTCCAGGTTCTGGCGTCGGCGTCGCTTCAGGATCAGCGAGTCATCGTCGGACTCCTCCTTTCGATTCTTTCGTTTGCGCCGCTTCCGCTTGGAATcgtcttcctcctcctcctcgtcgaaCTCGGCTCCGTCGTCGATAGCTTTCAGCCACTCCTTCTCCGTCAAGCTGTCTGTGTAGTCCACCTCCTTTCGCTGTCGGGAACCTCGACCTAGATCAAAATAAATCAAGGGTTAGATAAAGCTTTAAACAATGATAGCACTGAAACTCACCCAGAATGGTATCCTCGTCGTACTGATAGTGGAAACGCTCCacctcgtcgtcgtccttTGTCAACCAGTCTGGTAACTCGGACTCATCGATAAGACGTTCCCTGCCCGGATGGATCTCCTCATCCTCCTTTTTGCGCTCCGCATCCATGCGCTTAAAGACCTCGATCTCCTCCTCGCTGCGAGCAATCATCATGTTGATCATTTCATCATCCGGAACCTCAttttcctcctcctcttcgtTGTCGTCCTGATGCAGAATCGTCTGGAGGAACTGCTGCCGCTCGCTACCCGTCGACTTTTGATCGAACATACCAGCTTGGATAACCTTCTCGTCCATGTTCAGCTTGTATCTGGCCGCAGCCAAGATGCGCTCTTCGACGGAGTTGACTGTCATTAGCCGGAGAACACGAACCTCGTTCCGCTGACCAATACGATGGGCACGATCCTGAGCCTGCAAATCCTGATGAGGATTCCAATCGGAGTCGAAGATTACGACGGTATCGGCGGTCTGTAGATTGAGACCCAAACCACCGGCACGAGTGGATAGCAGAAAGACAAATACGTCCGAGCCCTTGGCGTTGAACTTGCGCAGCAGTTCGCCACGATCCTCGGCCTTGGTGGTACCGTCCAGTCGAAGGTAGCCGAATTGGCGCCATCCCAGGTAGTCTTCGATGATGGTCATGCACTGGGTCATCTGACAGAAGAGCAGTACGCGGTGGTTGGTGGCCTTCAGCTTGGGCAGAATGCGATCGAGCAACTCGAATTTTCCTGAGACGCGATACAGATCTGGTCCTGAAAGTCAATTGAAATCGATTACTTATAATACTTAATATCGTAGACTCTGGGAGGGATGTGAAAAAAGAAAGTcaccaaaatat
This window of the Drosophila biarmipes strain raj3 chromosome 3L, RU_DBia_V1.1, whole genome shotgun sequence genome carries:
- the LOC108030557 gene encoding SPRY domain-containing SOCS box protein 3 is translated as MLLPPHQEACNPGFCDCPFPNSIEVTNHKGHIPDLVRCRCGEDELGNVSPWRWHATDESDAIVTDRDIIFHPTYSQGTAIVRGGRALKPGMVHFWEMRVITTLAGTDVMFGIGTESVNLGQFKFHFVSALGTNAQSWGFSYSGRIQHCGEQLPYGHKFSQGCLIGVCLDRTRGHLEFYLNRRSLGVAYTNVPTDPDVNIYPMVCSTAAKSVIRLINCTSQPVTLQLRSFQALSRQPLKLAELRQMPGLKGILQSYWFLAPPIRYSRNSRENELDLGDEAVLSSSKLRLGRKQKYRETDDAAVDEDDLYANAHKITLRSSVSGDEEHTASVHEMCDEYFHYLL
- the LOC108030562 gene encoding SPRY domain-containing SOCS box protein 3-like, which gives rise to MAHRICDCCFPTAKEIEHYRGDIPDILECQCGANEAGNGYSWQWEASEESVTVVTDREVFFHPTKSKGSAIVKGKQSLDPGMLHYWEMRAISPLLGPEVMFGIGTQNVNLGEYANISVSALGINDQSWGFSYSGRIQHSGEQLPYWHNFSQNCLVGVYLDRSRGHLEFYLNRKGLGVAYTNVPVDPNVKIYPMVCSTAAGSAIRLINCTSVQDTLQLRSFQALARKQPDQVAILLQIPGFKAICKSFWFLYLLLHYFG